Proteins from a genomic interval of Quercus lobata isolate SW786 chromosome 11, ValleyOak3.0 Primary Assembly, whole genome shotgun sequence:
- the LOC115968376 gene encoding dnaJ homolog subfamily C member 17, which translates to MDVEVDHYVILGLPSGEEGAKLSADDIRKGYRSKALEKHPDKRPGDKQALADFQRLQSSYEILKDEKARKLFDDLLRVKREQQRRKAELDSRRGSKRQKMVSDLEERERAAFAPDPEAKAREDEERIARKLKEEIARIRAMHANKGANMGSNIWRESAGVGKESTSSAGASTMDKEKMLKVSWEKVGEDYTAEKLRELFSKFGEVEDVVIKSSKKKGSALVVMAAKEGAVAATGSVCGHLSNPLLVLPLHPPMTAGTPSSPPRSAEPKLNNLVGAGYTAFEDSVLMKLRKAAEKQK; encoded by the exons ATGGATGTGGAAGTTGATCACTATGTTATTCTTGGGTTGCCTTCTGGTGAGGAAGGTGCTAAGCTGAGTGCGGATGATATTAGAAAGGGGTACAGATCGAAGGCTTTGGAGAAGCACCCGGATAAGAGGCCTGGTGATAAACAAGCCCTTGCTGATTTCCAGAGGCTTCAGTCATCGTATGAGATTCTCAAGGATGAGAAAGCCAGGAAACTGTTTGATGATCTTCTTCGAGTTAAGCGTGAGCAGCAACGTCGGAAGGCAGAGCTTGATTCCAGGCGTGGTTCCAAGCGACAGAAGATGGTTTCGGACCTTGAAGAAAGGGAACGAGCCGCATTTGCTCCTGACCCGGAAGCCAAAGCGCGAGAAGATGAGGAGAGAATTGCTAGGAAGTTGAAAGAAGAGATTGCGCGAATACGTGCAATGCATGCAAATAAAGGGGCGAATATGGGATCAAATATTTGGAGGGAGTCAGCAGGAGTTGGAAAGGAGAGTACGAGTAGTGCCGGGGCTTCCACAATGGATAAGGAGAAGATGCTTAAAGTTTCGTGGGAGAAGGTTGGGGAAGACTATACGGCCGAGAAGTTGAGAGAGTTGTTTTCAAAGTTTGGAGAGGTGGAAGATGTTGTCATTAAGAGTTCAAAGAAAAAGGGTTCAGCACTTGTGGTGATGGCGGCTAAAGAAGGAGCG GTTGCTGCTACGGGAAGTGTATGTGGTCATCTTTCTAATCCATTGCTAGTTTTGCCACTTCATCCTCCAATGACAGCAGGGACTCCGAGTTCTCCCCCAAGATCTGCAGAGCCTAAACTAAATAATTTGGTTGGGGCTGGTTATACTGCATTTGAAGATTCTGTTTTAATGAAACTCCGgaag GCTGCAGAAAAGCAAAAATAG
- the LOC115968380 gene encoding chromatin-remodeling complex subunit ies6-like — MELEVVNAELVLPTHLSFKQIQMYEKYPKGQSRGRHWKHLKQILQAENYQNYPPDEPNYVNIETPPSMHPCKRICDITGYEAPYSDPRTNLRYANADVFKLVRSLPKEYVQSYLALRNAAVVLK; from the exons atggagcTAGAAGTGGTGAACGCAGAGTTAGTGTTGCCAACTCACCTCAGTTTCAAGCAGATTCAAATGTACGAGAAATATCCTAAAGGCCAATCTAGAGGAAGGCACTGGAAACATCTCAAGCAGATCCTTCAGGCTGAGAATTACCAGAATTACCCTCCTGACGAACCCAACT ATGTTAACATTGAGACACCACCTTCTATGCATCCATGCAAGAGAATTTGTGATATAACAGGATATGAG GCACCTTACTCTGACCCCAGGACCAATCTTCGTTATGCAAATGCTGATGTTTTTAAGCTCGTAAGATCGCTTCCTAAGGAATATGTGCAAAGTTATTTGGCTCTAAGAAACGCAGCAGTGGTTCTCAAGTAA